In Candidatus Desulfofervidus auxilii, the following proteins share a genomic window:
- the ispG gene encoding flavodoxin-dependent (E)-4-hydroxy-3-methylbut-2-enyl-diphosphate synthase: MRKTRPIFLGKMQIGGGAPIRVQSMTTTHPIDIEKTLRQIKKLEEVGCEIIRIAVPDKKAVEAIPLIKKQINIPLIADIHFDYKLAIESIKKGADGIRINPGNIGGEKKLKKVIDIAKEYQVAVRIGVNSGSLEKDILKKYKSPTPEAMVASALRSISFLEKWGFYNFKVSLKSSNVLHTISAYRLLAEKVDYPFHIGVTEAGPPLRSAVKSAIALGILLMEGIGETIRVSVTGDPVIEVQIAYEILRSLGLRKYGIDLISCPTCGRCEIDLISLVSEVERQLSWVKEPIKVAVMGCVVNGPGEAKEADIGIAGGKGVGILFKKGKVIKKIKEELLITTLVDEIKKMLKH, from the coding sequence ATGCGAAAAACAAGACCAATTTTTTTAGGAAAAATGCAAATAGGTGGAGGTGCTCCTATAAGGGTGCAATCTATGACAACCACTCATCCAATAGATATAGAAAAGACATTAAGGCAGATTAAAAAACTTGAGGAAGTAGGATGTGAGATAATTCGTATTGCCGTGCCTGATAAAAAGGCAGTAGAGGCTATACCTTTAATAAAAAAACAAATTAATATTCCCCTTATTGCAGATATTCATTTTGATTATAAATTAGCTATAGAATCTATAAAAAAGGGAGCAGATGGTATTAGAATTAATCCTGGTAATATTGGAGGAGAAAAAAAATTAAAAAAAGTTATAGATATAGCCAAAGAATATCAAGTAGCTGTGCGTATTGGGGTTAATAGTGGTTCTTTAGAAAAGGATATTTTAAAGAAATATAAAAGCCCTACCCCAGAGGCTATGGTTGCAAGTGCTTTAAGAAGCATTTCTTTTTTAGAAAAATGGGGATTTTATAATTTTAAAGTTTCTCTTAAATCCTCAAATGTGCTTCATACTATTTCTGCTTATCGATTGTTAGCAGAAAAAGTAGACTATCCATTTCATATTGGTGTAACAGAAGCAGGACCTCCTTTGCGCAGTGCTGTCAAATCAGCTATTGCTTTAGGTATCCTTTTAATGGAAGGTATTGGAGAAACTATTAGGGTTTCTGTAACTGGTGATCCAGTAATTGAAGTCCAGATTGCTTATGAAATTTTACGTAGTTTGGGTTTAAGAAAATATGGGATTGACTTAATCAGTTGTCCTACCTGTGGAAGGTGTGAGATTGATTTAATAAGTCTTGTTTCTGAAGTAGAAAGACAACTTTCTTGGGTGAAAGAACCTATTAAAGTGGCAGTAATGGGTTGTGTTGTCAATGGGCCTGGTGAGGCAAAAGAGGCAGATATTGGCATTGCTGGAGGAAAAGGTGTAGGTATTCTTTTTAAAAAAGGTAAAGTGATTAAAAAAATAAAAGAAGAATTATTGATAACAACATTAGTGGATGAGATCAAAAAGATGTTGAAGCATTAA
- a CDS encoding protein-L-isoaspartate(D-aspartate) O-methyltransferase gives MLYWRIFLLFILIFLSSFCSAQNNDFAKLRKEMVEKQIKARGIKNKRILKVMEKVERHKFLPPFLQKFAYEDRPLPIGHGQTISQPYIVALMTELLCPKPTDKILEIGTGSGYQAAILAELVDKVYTIEIIPELAKLAEKRLKILGYKNVFVRCGDGYFGWPEAAPFDGIIVTCSPEKIPQPLIEQLKEGGRMVIPVGEGWAQKLLVLHKKKGKIIKQYITDVLFVPMKH, from the coding sequence ATGCTTTATTGGAGAATATTTTTGCTATTTATTCTCATTTTTTTATCTTCTTTTTGTTCTGCTCAAAATAATGATTTTGCAAAGTTACGAAAAGAAATGGTGGAAAAACAAATTAAGGCTAGGGGAATAAAAAATAAAAGAATTCTAAAAGTTATGGAAAAAGTTGAAAGGCATAAATTTTTACCTCCTTTTTTGCAAAAATTTGCTTATGAAGATCGTCCATTACCTATAGGACATGGTCAAACTATCTCTCAACCTTATATTGTAGCATTGATGACAGAACTACTTTGCCCAAAACCAACAGACAAAATACTTGAAATTGGTACAGGCAGTGGATATCAAGCAGCTATTTTAGCAGAATTAGTAGATAAAGTATATACTATTGAAATTATACCTGAATTGGCAAAATTAGCAGAAAAAAGACTAAAAATACTTGGTTATAAAAATGTATTTGTAAGATGCGGAGATGGATATTTTGGATGGCCTGAAGCAGCTCCTTTTGATGGAATCATTGTCACATGTAGCCCTGAAAAGATACCTCAACCTTTAATTGAACAATTAAAAGAAGGGGGACGCATGGTCATTCCAGTAGGAGAGGGATGGGCACAAAAATTATTAGTCTTGCATAAAAAAAAGGGTAAAATTATAAAACAATATATCACTGATGTACTTTTTGTACCAATGAAACACTAA
- the rpmB gene encoding 50S ribosomal protein L28 produces the protein MSRRCEICGKQPSVGHKVSHANNRTKRRWLPNLQKVRAIVNGRVKRIRVCTKCLKAGKVIKPGVRVF, from the coding sequence ATGAGTAGAAGATGTGAAATCTGTGGAAAACAACCTTCAGTAGGACATAAAGTTAGTCATGCTAATAATAGAACAAAAAGAAGATGGCTTCCTAATTTGCAAAAAGTAAGAGCAATAGTAAATGGTAGGGTAAAACGTATCAGAGTTTGCACCAAATGTCTTAAAGCAGGAAAAGTGATAAAGCCAGGTGTTAGAGTATTTTAA
- a CDS encoding proline--tRNA ligase — MRFSEIFLPTLKESPSEAEIASHRLMLRAGMIRKLTSGIYSYLPFGLRAIRKIENIVREEMNRIGAQELLLPLVQPAELWQETGRWERYGKELLRFKDRHNRNFCLGPTHEEVITDLVRHEVRSYRDLPLNLYQIQIKFRDEIRPRFGIIRGREFIMKDGYSFDVDDASAEKTYWQMYETYNRIFSRCGLVFRAVEAETGAIGGSFSHEYMVLADVGEDAIVFCKKCKFAANVEKAEVVINDTLSSETPKPKEEVFTPGKHTVKEVTAFLGVPPKKLVKTIIYLADNKPIAVLVRGDHEVNEIKLSHLIGCNELTLAPPEIIKELTGAEVGFAGPIGLNIPILADQSIKGMVNFVTGANKTDYHFINVNLDDFPITQFADLRFITPSDKCPRCGGELEFKRGIEVGHIFKLGTKYSEALRATYLDAKGKERYIVMGCYGIGIGRTLAAAIEQNHDKDGIIFPLPLAPFQIYLLPVDVKKTEIREIAEKLYKRLSVSWEVIYDDREERAGVKFKDADLIGIPLRITIGQALKKGKVEIRIRKTKETIFISLSEIEEKIEKLIKSL, encoded by the coding sequence ATGCGTTTTTCTGAAATATTTTTGCCTACCTTAAAAGAATCTCCAAGTGAAGCAGAGATTGCTAGTCATCGATTGATGCTTAGAGCAGGTATGATTCGGAAATTGACTTCAGGCATTTATTCTTATTTACCTTTTGGTTTGCGTGCCATTCGTAAAATAGAAAATATTGTGCGTGAAGAGATGAATCGAATTGGTGCTCAAGAGCTTTTATTACCATTGGTGCAACCTGCTGAGCTATGGCAGGAGACAGGTCGTTGGGAAAGATATGGAAAGGAGCTTTTGCGTTTTAAAGACAGACATAATCGCAATTTTTGTCTTGGTCCAACACATGAAGAAGTAATTACGGATCTAGTTCGTCATGAAGTACGTTCTTATCGAGATTTACCTCTAAATCTTTATCAAATTCAAATAAAATTTAGGGATGAAATTCGCCCTAGATTTGGCATTATACGTGGAAGAGAATTTATTATGAAAGATGGCTATAGCTTTGATGTGGATGATGCCAGTGCTGAAAAGACTTATTGGCAAATGTATGAAACTTATAATCGAATCTTTTCTCGCTGTGGTTTAGTGTTTCGGGCAGTAGAGGCTGAAACAGGTGCTATTGGTGGGAGCTTTTCTCATGAATACATGGTATTAGCAGATGTGGGTGAAGATGCTATTGTTTTTTGTAAAAAATGCAAATTTGCAGCAAATGTGGAAAAAGCTGAAGTAGTTATAAATGATACTTTATCCTCTGAAACACCAAAACCTAAAGAGGAAGTATTTACTCCAGGCAAACATACAGTAAAAGAGGTAACAGCCTTTCTTGGTGTTCCTCCAAAAAAATTGGTTAAGACCATTATTTATCTTGCAGATAATAAACCAATAGCTGTGCTTGTACGTGGTGACCATGAAGTTAATGAGATTAAACTTAGCCATTTAATTGGTTGCAATGAACTTACTTTAGCACCACCAGAAATAATAAAAGAATTAACTGGAGCAGAAGTAGGATTTGCAGGTCCAATAGGGCTTAACATACCTATCTTGGCTGATCAGAGTATAAAAGGAATGGTTAATTTTGTTACTGGTGCAAATAAAACAGATTATCATTTTATCAATGTAAATTTAGATGACTTTCCTATAACTCAATTTGCTGACCTTCGTTTTATCACACCATCTGATAAATGCCCTCGCTGCGGTGGTGAATTAGAGTTTAAAAGGGGTATAGAAGTAGGTCATATTTTTAAATTAGGTACAAAATATAGCGAGGCTTTAAGGGCTACATATCTAGATGCAAAAGGAAAAGAAAGATATATTGTAATGGGATGTTATGGAATAGGAATTGGTCGCACTTTAGCCGCAGCTATTGAACAAAATCATGACAAAGATGGTATTATTTTCCCTCTTCCATTAGCTCCTTTTCAGATTTATCTTTTACCAGTAGATGTGAAAAAAACAGAAATAAGAGAAATAGCTGAAAAACTTTATAAAAGGCTTTCTGTTTCTTGGGAAGTGATTTATGATGATAGGGAAGAAAGAGCAGGAGTAAAATTTAAAGATGCTGATTTGATTGGTATTCCTTTAAGGATTACTATTGGGCAGGCATTGAAAAAAGGAAAGGTAGAGATAAGAATAAGAAAGACAAAGGAAACAATTTTTATTTCTTTATCAGAAATAGAGGAAAAGATTGAAAAACTAATAAAAAGTCTATGA
- a CDS encoding bifunctional (p)ppGpp synthetase/guanosine-3',5'-bis(diphosphate) 3'-pyrophosphohydrolase — translation MIRIENIIDQILSYNPKADIALIRKAYIYSAKVHKGQTRLSGEPYLSHPLAVAAILAKMRLDVVTVACGLLHDTVEDTEATIDDIREQFGDEIALIIDGLTKLSKLTFSSREERQAENIRKMILAMAQDIRVILVKLADRLHNLRTLGYMTPEKQHLIAQETLEIYAPLAARLGIGWLKTELEDLSLYYLEPQVYQQIAQGIARRKSEEKKYIQEIKSILEKKLEEFGIKGRVEGRHKSIYSIYLKMKRQQIDLNQIYDLVAFRIIVTTVKECYEALGMVHSLWKPIPGRFKDYIAMPKPNMYQSLHTTVIGPYGGRIEIQIRTEEMHRIAEEGIAAHWRYKEGNKADEKEIERFAWLRQILEWQRELKDPREFLRAIKTDLFPNEIYVFTPKGDIKVLPVGATAVDFAYCIHTEVGHHCVGAKVNGRLVPLRYRLNTGDVVEIITSPKQHPRKDWLKFVKTPRARSRINHYLRTLEREQGLILGKEMCEKAFKKAGLDFQTCYNSPEFTKIAKQLSFKTPEDLLLAISYGKVSLKQVINRFLPAPSKKEQQKETASTDKKSPLGIKVKGVEDILIKIARCCSPIPGDEIIGYITRGHGITVHRKDCPNLWQIDPERLVEVVWEEKINEVYPVRIQIWCQDRVGILAEITAAIAKAEANIVASETKSTLDHRAICSFVIEVKNNAHLQEIISALQAIDAVEEVKRLGV, via the coding sequence ATGATTAGAATAGAAAACATTATTGACCAAATATTAAGTTATAATCCCAAAGCAGACATTGCTTTAATAAGAAAAGCTTATATTTATTCAGCCAAGGTTCATAAAGGACAAACACGTCTTTCAGGTGAACCATATCTCTCTCATCCTTTAGCAGTAGCAGCTATTTTAGCTAAGATGCGTTTAGATGTTGTTACTGTTGCTTGTGGGCTTTTACATGATACGGTTGAAGATACTGAAGCAACTATAGATGATATTAGAGAACAATTTGGAGATGAAATTGCACTTATTATTGATGGGCTAACAAAGTTAAGCAAACTTACTTTTTCTTCTAGAGAAGAAAGACAAGCAGAAAATATTCGCAAGATGATACTTGCTATGGCTCAAGATATTCGAGTTATTTTAGTAAAACTTGCTGATCGTTTACACAATCTTCGTACTTTAGGTTATATGACACCTGAAAAACAACATTTAATTGCTCAAGAAACACTTGAAATTTATGCCCCTTTAGCAGCACGTCTAGGTATAGGATGGTTAAAAACAGAATTAGAAGACCTTTCTCTTTATTATCTTGAACCACAAGTATATCAGCAGATTGCTCAAGGTATTGCTCGTAGAAAAAGTGAAGAAAAAAAATATATTCAGGAAATAAAATCTATTTTAGAAAAAAAACTTGAGGAATTTGGGATAAAAGGTCGAGTAGAGGGAAGACATAAAAGCATTTATAGCATTTATCTCAAAATGAAAAGGCAACAAATTGATTTAAATCAAATTTATGATTTGGTTGCTTTTAGGATTATTGTTACAACCGTAAAAGAATGTTATGAAGCATTAGGTATGGTACATTCTCTTTGGAAACCTATTCCTGGCAGATTTAAGGATTATATTGCTATGCCTAAACCCAATATGTATCAAAGTCTTCATACTACTGTAATTGGCCCTTATGGTGGACGTATTGAAATCCAAATTCGTACAGAAGAGATGCATCGGATTGCAGAAGAAGGTATTGCTGCTCATTGGCGGTACAAAGAAGGAAATAAAGCAGATGAAAAAGAAATAGAACGTTTTGCTTGGTTAAGGCAAATCCTTGAATGGCAAAGGGAATTAAAAGATCCCAGGGAGTTTTTACGAGCAATAAAAACTGATTTATTTCCAAATGAAATTTATGTTTTTACTCCAAAAGGGGACATAAAGGTATTGCCAGTTGGTGCAACAGCAGTTGATTTTGCTTATTGTATTCATACAGAAGTAGGTCATCACTGTGTTGGAGCTAAAGTAAATGGTCGACTTGTTCCTCTTCGTTATAGACTTAATACTGGAGATGTTGTAGAAATTATTACTTCACCTAAACAACATCCTAGAAAAGACTGGTTGAAATTTGTAAAAACACCACGAGCTAGAAGTCGTATTAATCATTATTTACGTACCTTAGAACGAGAGCAGGGATTGATTTTAGGGAAAGAAATGTGTGAAAAGGCATTTAAAAAAGCTGGTCTTGATTTTCAGACTTGTTATAATAGTCCTGAATTTACCAAGATAGCTAAACAGCTTTCTTTTAAAACACCTGAAGATCTCCTTCTTGCAATTAGTTATGGAAAGGTTTCTTTAAAACAAGTAATCAACCGTTTTCTTCCTGCTCCATCTAAAAAAGAGCAACAAAAAGAAACTGCCTCAACAGATAAAAAATCTCCTTTAGGAATAAAAGTTAAAGGAGTAGAAGATATTTTAATAAAAATAGCAAGATGTTGTTCTCCTATACCAGGAGATGAAATTATAGGTTATATTACTAGAGGTCATGGTATAACTGTTCATCGCAAAGATTGTCCTAATCTTTGGCAAATTGATCCAGAACGCTTAGTAGAAGTTGTATGGGAGGAGAAAATTAATGAAGTATATCCTGTAAGAATTCAAATATGGTGTCAAGATAGAGTAGGCATTCTTGCAGAAATTACTGCTGCTATTGCAAAAGCAGAAGCAAATATTGTAGCTTCTGAGACAAAAAGCACTTTGGATCACAGAGCTATATGTTCTTTTGTTATAGAAGTGAAAAATAATGCTCATCTCCAAGAAATAATTAGTGCACTTCAAGCCATTGATGCTGTTGAGGAAGTAAAGCGTTTGGGAGTTTAA
- a CDS encoding DUF523 domain-containing protein, translated as MILVSACLIGLKCRYDGSNAICPELLEMLKNKPFLPVCPEQLGDLSTPRQPAIIVGGTGADVLKLKARVINEIGQDVTFNFLKGAKKTLEMAELFKVKICYLKERSPSCGVNFIHTKEGLVRGIGVTTAMLLKNGYKVIGVQPGEFKKEENDE; from the coding sequence ATGATTTTGGTTAGTGCTTGTTTAATAGGTTTAAAATGCCGATATGATGGTAGTAATGCTATTTGTCCTGAACTTTTAGAAATGTTAAAAAACAAACCATTTTTGCCTGTCTGTCCAGAACAATTGGGAGATCTTTCTACACCTAGACAACCAGCAATAATTGTTGGTGGAACAGGTGCAGATGTACTAAAATTAAAGGCAAGAGTAATCAATGAAATAGGACAGGATGTGACTTTTAATTTTTTAAAAGGAGCAAAAAAAACCTTAGAAATGGCAGAGTTGTTTAAAGTAAAAATTTGTTATTTAAAAGAAAGAAGTCCATCTTGTGGAGTAAATTTTATTCATACTAAAGAAGGTCTTGTAAGAGGTATAGGAGTAACTACGGCTATGTTATTGAAGAATGGATATAAGGTTATTGGTGTACAACCAGGTGAATTTAAAAAGGAGGAAAATGATGAGTAG
- the purM gene encoding phosphoribosylformylglycinamidine cyclo-ligase: MMEEELTYEKAGVSLKRASEAINRIKKLVRKTHRTSVLSDIGHFAAFFAFDKERYKDPVLVSSTDGVGTKLKIAFMLDKHNTVGIDLVAMCVNDIIVHGATPLFFLDYIATGHLSPEKIEQIMEGIVEGCAQADCAIVGGEMAEMPDFYKPGEYDLAGFVIGIVDRGKIIDGSEISVGHQIIGLASSGLHSNGYSLVRKLFFEQLKWPLDKYLESCQCTLGEELLKPTRIYVPAILNILKDFRIAGMAHITGGGIPENLSRILPKGCKAVIKKGSWKIPPIFQIIQQTGKIKEEEMIRTFNCGIGLILVVNAKYCDEVMDRLRGLKETPYIIGEILERKENESIVEFV, encoded by the coding sequence ATTATGGAGGAAGAACTCACCTACGAGAAAGCAGGAGTTAGTCTAAAAAGGGCTAGTGAAGCAATAAATCGCATAAAAAAATTGGTAAGAAAAACACATAGAACCAGCGTTCTTTCTGACATAGGTCATTTTGCTGCTTTTTTTGCATTTGATAAAGAAAGATATAAGGATCCTGTTTTAGTATCTTCAACAGATGGTGTAGGAACAAAGTTAAAAATTGCCTTTATGCTTGATAAGCATAATACTGTTGGCATTGATTTGGTAGCCATGTGTGTTAATGATATCATTGTTCATGGTGCTACACCTCTGTTTTTCTTAGACTACATTGCTACTGGTCATTTATCTCCAGAAAAAATTGAACAAATAATGGAAGGCATTGTTGAAGGATGTGCTCAAGCTGATTGCGCAATCGTTGGAGGAGAAATGGCAGAAATGCCTGATTTTTATAAACCAGGTGAATATGACTTAGCTGGTTTTGTTATTGGCATAGTAGATAGAGGAAAGATTATAGATGGATCAGAAATCTCTGTTGGTCATCAGATTATAGGATTGGCTTCCTCTGGTCTACATAGTAATGGTTATTCTTTGGTCCGTAAGCTCTTTTTTGAGCAATTAAAATGGCCATTAGATAAATATCTAGAAAGTTGCCAATGTACATTGGGTGAGGAATTATTAAAACCCACTCGAATTTATGTGCCAGCAATTTTGAATATATTAAAAGATTTTCGCATTGCTGGTATGGCACATATCACTGGTGGAGGAATACCAGAAAATTTAAGTCGTATTTTACCAAAGGGCTGTAAAGCTGTTATTAAAAAAGGAAGTTGGAAGATACCACCTATCTTTCAAATTATTCAACAAACAGGTAAAATAAAAGAAGAAGAAATGATACGTACTTTTAATTGTGGTATTGGACTCATTTTAGTAGTAAATGCAAAATATTGTGATGAAGTTATGGACAGACTCAGAGGATTAAAAGAAACACCTTATATTATTGGTGAAATTTTAGAAAGAAAGGAAAATGAATCAATAGTGGAGTTTGTATGA
- the hisA gene encoding 1-(5-phosphoribosyl)-5-[(5-phosphoribosylamino)methylideneamino]imidazole-4-carboxamide isomerase — translation MIIIPAIDLKDGKCVRLRRGEEGTETIFHENPIEIAKYWEKQGAKRLHVIDLDGAFLKHPIHYEIIKKIAKAVSIPIQVGGGIRSKEDIKAYLDAGISWVIIGTLALKDEENFKKICQEFAGHILLAIDVKDGKIAIEGWKKVTKESPFDLAKKAQELGIAGINYTDILRDGMETGVNLEGLKSFLKELDIPVYVAGGISSIEDIKRLLHLQKKGLAGIIVGRALYTGKINLKEAIKLIEGDYGGRTHLRESRS, via the coding sequence ATGATCATTATCCCAGCAATTGATTTAAAGGATGGGAAGTGTGTAAGATTGCGCCGTGGTGAAGAAGGGACAGAAACTATTTTTCATGAAAATCCTATAGAAATTGCTAAATATTGGGAAAAACAAGGAGCAAAAAGACTTCATGTAATTGATTTGGATGGAGCATTTTTGAAACATCCAATTCATTATGAAATAATTAAAAAAATTGCTAAAGCAGTTTCTATTCCTATACAAGTAGGTGGTGGTATTCGTAGCAAAGAAGATATTAAAGCTTACTTAGATGCTGGAATAAGTTGGGTTATTATAGGTACTTTGGCATTAAAAGATGAAGAAAATTTTAAAAAAATCTGTCAAGAATTTGCTGGACATATCCTTTTAGCCATAGATGTTAAAGATGGAAAAATTGCTATTGAAGGTTGGAAAAAGGTTACAAAAGAAAGTCCATTTGATTTAGCAAAAAAAGCTCAAGAATTAGGTATAGCAGGTATAAATTACACTGATATTTTAAGAGATGGAATGGAAACAGGTGTAAACCTTGAAGGTTTAAAATCATTCTTAAAAGAATTAGATATTCCTGTGTATGTAGCAGGAGGCATATCATCTATTGAAGATATAAAAAGGCTTTTACATCTGCAAAAAAAAGGGCTAGCAGGAATAATTGTTGGGCGAGCCCTTTATACAGGTAAAATAAATTTAAAAGAAGCAATAAAGTTGATTGAGGGTGATTATGGAGGAAGAACTCACCTACGAGAAAGCAGGAGTTAG